One Gymnogyps californianus isolate 813 unplaced genomic scaffold, ASM1813914v2 HiC_scaffold_31, whole genome shotgun sequence genomic region harbors:
- the LOC127028310 gene encoding olfactory receptor 14J1-like produces the protein MSNGSSITEFLLLASADTRKLQLLHFWLFLGIYLAALLGNGLIITAVACDHHLHTPMYFFLLNLSLLDLGSISTTLPKAMANSLWDTRAISYTGCAAQLFFFLFLISAEYFLLTIMAYDRYVAICQPLHYGTLLSSRACVHMAAAAWGSGFLSSVLHTANTFSLPLCQGNVLHQFFCEIPHILKLACSNAYLREVGLLVVSACLAFGCFVFIVLSYVQIFRAVLRIPSEQGRHKAFSTCLPHLAVVSLFVSTAIFAYLKPPSTSSPLLDLVVSVLYSVVPPAVNPLIYSLRTRSSRMPYGNL, from the coding sequence ATGTCCAACGGCAGCTCCATCACtgaattcctcctcctggcatctGCAGACACACgaaagctgcagctcttgcacttctggctcttcctgggcatctacctggctgccctcctgggcaatggcctcatcatcaccgctgtagcctgcgaccaccacctccacactcccatgtacttcttcctcctcaacctctccctcctcgacctgggctccatctccaccactctccccaaagccatggccaattccctctgggacaccagggccatctcctacacaggatgtgctgcccagcttttttttttcctcttcttgatatcagcagagtattttcttctcaccatcatggcctatgaccgctatgttgccatctgccaacccctgcactacgggaccctcctgagcagcagagcttgtgtccacatggcagcagctgcctggggcagtggctttctcagttctgtgctgcacactgccaatacattttccctacctctctgccaaggcaatgtcctgcaccagttcttctgtgaaatcccccacatcctcaagcTCGCCTGCTCAAATGCCTACCTCAGGGAAGTTGGGCTTCTTGTGGTTAGTGCCTGTTTAGCATttggatgttttgttttcattgtgctatcctatgtgcagatcttcagggctgtgctgaggatcccctctgagcaaGGACgacacaaagccttttccacgtgcctccctcacctggctgtTGTCTCCCTGTTTGTCAGCACTGCCatctttgcctacctgaagccccctTCCACGTCCTCCCCATTGCTGGATCTGGTGGTGTCAGTTCTGtattcggtggtgcctccagcagtgaaccccctcatctacagcctGAGGacaaggagctcaaggatgcccTATGGAAACTTATGA